The stretch of DNA TAGGTAACAGTCTTGTGTTTTAATAATAATCAAAAAAAACCGGTACTCCGATAGTACCGGTTGATTTTTATTATTTTTTACCTTTTGAGCTCTTGCCTTTAGACCCCTTGCTACCGCCGGAGCCTTTACTGCCTTTGGACCCCTTGCTGCCGTGTGTACCTTTACTGCCTTTGGATCCTTTACTGCCGTGTGAACCTTTACTGCCTTTGGATCCTTTACTGCCGTGTGAGCCTTTATCACCTTTGGATCCTTTGCTGCCGTGTGAGTCTTTACTGCCTTTGGGTCCTTTGTTACCGTGTGAGCCTTTATCACCTTTGGATCCTTTGCTGCCGTGTGAGCCTTTATCACCTTTGGATCCTTTGCTGCCGTGTGAGCCTTTATCACCTTTGGATCCTTTGCTACCGCTAGAACCCTTACTGCCTTTGGACCCGTTGCTACCGTGCGAACCTTTACTGCCTTTGGATCCTTTACTGCCGTGTGATCCTTTCTCACCTTTTGATCCTTTGCTGCCGTGTGAGTCTTTACTGCCTTTGGGTCCTTTGTTACCGTGTGAACCTTTACTACCTTTGGATCCTTTGCTGCCGTGTGAGCCTTTACTACCTTTTGATCCTTTGCTGCCGTGTGAGCCTTTACTACCTTTGGATCCTTTGCTGCCATGCGAGCCTTTACTGCCTTTGGATTCTTTGCTGCCGCCAGAACCCTTACTGCCTTTGGAACCTTTTTTACCACCGTAACCATAATAACCGCCATAAGACCCTTTACTCCCACCAGAACCATGTGAACCCTTGGATCCTTTGCTGCCGCCAGAACCATGTGATCCCTTGGATCCTTTACTGCCGCTAGAACCATGTGAACCCTTGGACCCTTTGCTGCCGCCAGAACCATGTGATCCCTTGGACCCTTTGCTGCCGCCAGATCCCTTGGATCCTTTACTGCCGCCAGAGCCACGTGATCCCTTGGATCCTTTGCTGCCGCCAGAGCCACGTGATCCCTTGGATCCTTTGCTGCCGCCAGAGCCACGTGAGCCTTTGGATCCTTTGCTGCCGCCAGAGCCACGTGAGCCTTTGGATCCTTTACTTCCACCTGAACCATGTCCGCCTTTTCTACCCTTTGGACCTTTTCGCCCCTTTGGACCTTTAGGACCTTTTTTGCCACGAGATCTACCAGAACCACGTGAGCCTTTGCTGCCCTTACTTCCACGCGAACCGCGCGAGCCCTTAGATCCTCTACTTCCACCAGAACCACGCGAGCCTTTAGATCCTCTACGTCCACGCGAACCGCGTGAGCCTTTAGATCCTCTACTTCCACCAGAACCGCGTGAGCCTTTAGATCCTCTACTTCCGCCTGAACCGCGCGAGCCTTTAGATCCTCTACTTCCACCAGAGCCGCGTGAGCCTTTAGATCCTCTACTTCCGCCTGAACCGCGCGAGCCCTTAGATCCTCTACTTCCACCAGAACCGCGCGAGCCTTTAGATCCTCTACTTCCACCCGAACCGTGTTTCCCTTTTCTTCCCTTAGGCCCCTTAGGACCTTTTCGTCCTTTTGGCCCTTTTGGACCTTTTTTCCGTCGAGACCGTCCAGAACCGCGTGAGCCCTTGGATCCTTTACTTCCACTAGAACCGCGTGAGCCCTTGGATCCTTTACTTCCACCAGAACCGCGTGAACCCTTGGACCCTCTACTTCCACCAGATCCCTTGCTGCCTTTACTGCCGCATGTCCCATGACTGCCACTTGAGCCCTTACTTCCTTTAGACCCTTGACTTCCGTCTGACCCTTTGCTGCCACTGGAATCTGAACCATCGCAGAAACATTTTTTGTCTTGTTTATCATCTGGATTGTTATTTAGAAATAAAACGACTCCATTATCCTTAGCTTTTGACAGCATCTGATTCATGTCCTTCATCATCTGGGTTTTCCACCACTTTCCATAAAAATATTATTTACACTTTCTAATTTATGGTAATAAAGTGGTACTTGATATAGACAAACATTTATTTTTTTAATTTCATATTATAAATATTTACGTGTCCACATTTGTCCTCTCTATAAATTGTAGATGTTTGTACTGCACATTCAACCTGGATGCTGCATACTATCTAGAAAAAATGTATGTATAGGAGTATTTACGTGTTAAAATACGAAATCTTCATTAATCCAAAATGGCTCCAAAAGTTGGAAGATGATATTTGGGAGGATGAGCATGTCCCAGCCGTATTAAAAATAGGCGAAAATCGATACAAAATAGGACTCACCTATCGGGGAAATGTCATTAGAAAGAAGAAGAAAAAATCCTATAATATCATTTTTCTAAACCCTTATCTCGTCGATGGAGCTCATGAAATTCATCTAAACGCTGAGTACGAAGATATTTCACTGAGCCGAAATAAACTCTCCCTTGACTTTTTTGATCGCATTGGTGTGACTTCCCCGCATTCTAAGCACGTACTTCTTTATATGAATGGTTTTTGTAAAGGAATATATTTAGAATTGGAATCCTTTGACCAACATCTTTTGAAAAAAAGAAATCTGCCGGAAGGTCCAATCATATATGCCACTAATTATTTCGCAAACTTCTCTCTACTCTCTCCCGAGAATAAATTAAAAGTGAGTTTAGATGAGGGTTACACGATAAAATATGGAGATCAGAAGGATCTTACCTTATTAGAGGAATTTATTGAGATGATCAACACTTTTCCGAACGAAGAGTTTGAAAAAGAAGTTGGTAAAATCCTAGATATTGATAAATACCTAAAGTGGCTTGCTGGTGTTGTTTGTACACAGAACTTTGATGGCTTTATCCATAACTATGCTCTTTATTTAAATAGCAAAACAAAGCTGTTTGAGATAACCCCTTGGGATTATGATGGCACTTGGGGAAGAGACCTTCACGGCAGGATACTTGACCACGATTTTGTCCCGATTAGTGGGTATAATACCTTAACTGGACGACTTCTCCATATTTACCCATTTAGATTAAAATACAAGGAAATCTTGTCTTCTGTCCTAGAAAATCATTTTTGCCTAGAAACCTTAGAACCAATTATTGAGCAACAATTTCAAACTTTAAGACCCTTTATTAAGATAGATCCCTATATAAATATGGACAAAAAATACTTTGACAAAGAAAAAGAAGTCATTTTCGATTTTATTAATAAAAGATATGAATTTTTAATGAAAGAGCTGGCGACATTATGACCTTTTAACTTGTATATGGAATCCATATACTTCTTTTTTTGCCTATTTTTTGAAAAAGGTAAGAAAAAAGGCTCGTCGTTTAGTACAACATCATACCATGACACATATAAATGCAGTGTAAAAGTTTATTTATTTAAAGGAGGATAAATATTGTGAATAACGACATGTGGAAGTCTTTAGTGGGGAAGACGATCAAGGTTGACAGAGGAGGACCAGAATCAAGAATTGGTAAATTAATGGCGGTTCTTGATGACCACCTAGTACTCTTGACTAAAGATGATGGTGTGCTTTATTACAATACACACCATGTCAAAAGTGTAACAGAAAATTCAAAGGACACGATGGATTTAGGAATTGAGGTTCCTGAGAATTTCGAATTTAAAAGTGCTTCAAGCTTCCAAGGACTTTTAGACAGCTTAAAATTCCAATGGGTAAGAATTAACCGTGGAGGTCCGGAAAAACTTGAAGGTGTTATTAGCGAAATTAATAAAGACTTTGTATCATTAATTAGCAAAGAAGAAGTTGTCCGTGTTTCTATGTGGCATATCCGAAATATCAGCTATGGATTAAAAATCGAAAGTGAAAAACAAGAAGAAAATAAAGATCAAGGTAAAGAAGAAAACACGATGTCTCAAACAGAAAAACAAGTTGTGAGACAAAGAGTTGTACGTGCAGAAAATTCACAAGTAAGACAATGAAAATAAAAAACCTTGTCGCTTCTCCAAAGAGGAGCGGCAAATTTACCCTAAGGAGGAACATTGAATGGGATCTGATAATTTTTCATCGACTGTGGATTTACTAAAAGGCTACAATGTAAACCTGTTTGTTGGTGAAGAAATTATAAAAGGAAAATTAATGGGCGTAGAGACGGACCATATCATCCTAGAAGATGAAAATGCATACGTCTATTACTATAGCATTGATAAAATCCATGCTATTACAAAAAATACGAAACAATATAAAGGTGAAGAAATCACCACGGAATTTGTAAAAACTCAGAGTTTAGCGGACTTATTAAACTCTTTAAAAAATTCATGGGTATCTATATTGTGTTTAAATAAGCAATCTTTTGACGGTGTCCTAGGTTTCGTCGATGCTGACTTTGTTACACTAATCAATGGTGAAAATCGAATTTTAATCAAGATTTCTCACATTTCAAATATATTAAAAGGCTATCGGAAAGAAGAAAAACAAGAAGAAAATAAAAATGAAACGGAAGCAACAGTTTCAGATAGCAAATTGGAAGAAAAAGAAGATTATTATGTTGAAGAACAAGTAATCATGAAATCAAACAAACAAGAAAAAAAAGATCAGCAAAATAAAGTAGTAACGATGGTAGAAAACGAACCTGTTGTCTCACCCAATGTAATTGTAAATCAACCAGAAAACGAGAAAAAGGTTTGGGCAGAACCTAGCAAAACCTCAGCACCAGCTGCAAAAATTAGCAACGAAATAAAACCTGCAAAAGAAGAGAAAAAGCAAAGCACACATGGTGAAAGCATTCAGCCAATAGTGAATGTAAAACAAAACAGCCAAAATGAAGTCAAATGGACAAAAACCGAACTATCTCAATCACACAAAGATGATGTGAAAAAACAGAAATCAGAAGTTAAGATTCAAAACATCGTTAAGCTTGATAAAGAGAATGTTCAAAAACCTACTGGTGTCTCACTGGAGAAAAAATCTCATGGAAAACAACCTGTACAAGAGCAAGTAAAAACTGTTCCAACACTGAAAAAAGAAGTCATTTCTACTTCTACCAAGGAGTTATTGAATAAAGTAAATAAAGTGAAAGAAGCCATTGATGCAACTCCACTTATGAAAACTGAGAAATCAAAAAGAAACAGTGTAGAGGCTCAAAAAGAGGAAAATAAACCTAAGGCACAATCAGTTGGAGCGTCACGTTTTTCGGGTGAACCAGCAATGCGTGATTTTGACCGCAGATCCATCTTCTCTGGATGGCCAAATCGAAATCAGTCACAAAGACGCATTTAATTACTCCCCTACAAATGACAGAAAATGATTAAACCTAACCTTATCTTTCCTATTTCGATAACAATACCCATAAGAAATTTTACAATAAAGAGCAGGGCATTCAGATTAGTAGGATCCACTTGTGTGGGCCCTCTCTTATTGTAAAAATATTTTAGTAGAAAGGATGTGATTAAATGAAAATAAAAGACCATATCGGTACCTATATAAAACTAGAAATCTCTGGAAATAAGCCGATAAGCGGAATCTTAATCGACATTGGCAGTGATTTGTGGGTGATTTACAATGGTTATGATTATCTATACATTCCTACCGTTCATGTTCAAAATTGGAAGTTTCCAAAAATGGAAGAAATCGATGAAATCATTACTCTGTCAGAAGATCAATCTCCTATTTTTAATCCCAATGAGGAAATTTCATTACGAAAAACCCTTACCGCGGCAAAGGGAATTTTCACTGAAATATATGTAACAAGTAAACAAGCATTACATGGTTACATTATCAGCATCATGAATAATTATTTTGTTTTTTACTCCCCTATCTACAAAACGATGTTTATCTCCCTCAATCACTTGAAATGGTTAATTCCTTATACAAATAAGCAGCGTCCCTATGGTTTAAGCAATGAGAATTTACCAGTTAATCCATCTAATATTACATTTGCAAGATCATTTGAAGTCCAGATTGAAAAATTGGTTGGGACATTAATTGTATTTAATATCGGGGAAAATGAAAATGTAATGGGGAAAAGTATGGGGATAAAAAATAATTTTGTTGAACTTATAACGGCAAAAGGCGAACCCGTCTATTTAAATTTACAACATATTAAAACTGTTCATATGACATAAACCATGAGCCTAGCGCTCCATTTAACCAACTTACAGAGTGTCTAGGCACTCTTTTTATTTATAGATAACTTCATAAGAAGGAAACAAATTTAAAAACCTACATATATACTTGACTTTGTTGCATACATTTTTATTAATACCATTTTTGACCATAGGAGGATTACATGGACATCTATGTAAGGCAAGGTGATTCTTTATGGTATTATAGCCAACTGTATAGAATAAATCTCCAGTTAATTGTTGACTCAAATCGGGATATACAGCCAAGTCAACTAGCTGCAGGACAGCGGATCCGAATTCCAGGCTTTGTTGCGCAGAATTATCAGATCAGACGAGATGATTCTTTTTGGAGTATTGCCCAAAATCGTAATCTTTCTCTTGATGCATTGCTGCTTGCGAACCCGAATGTAAATCCTAATCGACTGTCGGTCGGGCAAACCATTCGAGTGCCGCTAAGGATAACTTGGAGACTTGTGCAAGGAAAGCAACATTATGATTTTAGCCGAATGATGAGTGATATTTCTCGTTTACAAAATGTATATCCATTTCTACGTGTTGTTAACACCGGAAATTCAGTACTTGGTAATCGGATCCCTGAGGTTCTAATTGGAACAGGTGGGAAAAGAGTTCATTATAATGCATCTTTTCATGCAAATGAATGGATTACGACTCCTATTTTAATGACCTTTTTAAATGATTATTGTTTATCACTTACCAATGGCAGTTCTATTCGTGGTCTATCTAGTTCACCTCTTTACCAACAAACGCTGTTATCTCTTGTGCCAATGGTTAACCCTGATGGTGTTAGCCTTGTGATGAACGGTCCGCCTGAAAATGAAACGTGGAGAAATAGAGTAATAGAGCTTAATCGGGGCAGCACCGATTTTTCGGGTTGGAAAGCAAATATTAGAGGTGTTGACTTAAATGACCAGTTCCCTGCTCGCTGGGAATTAGAGAAAGCAAGGAATCCTAGTCAGCCGGGGCCGAGAGATTATGTAGGTGAACGACCTTTATCCGAGCCCGA from Neobacillus sp. CF12 encodes:
- a CDS encoding CotH kinase family protein, whose protein sequence is MLKYEIFINPKWLQKLEDDIWEDEHVPAVLKIGENRYKIGLTYRGNVIRKKKKKSYNIIFLNPYLVDGAHEIHLNAEYEDISLSRNKLSLDFFDRIGVTSPHSKHVLLYMNGFCKGIYLELESFDQHLLKKRNLPEGPIIYATNYFANFSLLSPENKLKVSLDEGYTIKYGDQKDLTLLEEFIEMINTFPNEEFEKEVGKILDIDKYLKWLAGVVCTQNFDGFIHNYALYLNSKTKLFEITPWDYDGTWGRDLHGRILDHDFVPISGYNTLTGRLLHIYPFRLKYKEILSSVLENHFCLETLEPIIEQQFQTLRPFIKIDPYINMDKKYFDKEKEVIFDFINKRYEFLMKELATL
- a CDS encoding DUF2642 domain-containing protein — its product is MKIKDHIGTYIKLEISGNKPISGILIDIGSDLWVIYNGYDYLYIPTVHVQNWKFPKMEEIDEIITLSEDQSPIFNPNEEISLRKTLTAAKGIFTEIYVTSKQALHGYIISIMNNYFVFYSPIYKTMFISLNHLKWLIPYTNKQRPYGLSNENLPVNPSNITFARSFEVQIEKLVGTLIVFNIGENENVMGKSMGIKNNFVELITAKGEPVYLNLQHIKTVHMT
- a CDS encoding M14 family metallopeptidase — translated: MDIYVRQGDSLWYYSQLYRINLQLIVDSNRDIQPSQLAAGQRIRIPGFVAQNYQIRRDDSFWSIAQNRNLSLDALLLANPNVNPNRLSVGQTIRVPLRITWRLVQGKQHYDFSRMMSDISRLQNVYPFLRVVNTGNSVLGNRIPEVLIGTGGKRVHYNASFHANEWITTPILMTFLNDYCLSLTNGSSIRGLSSSPLYQQTLLSLVPMVNPDGVSLVMNGPPENETWRNRVIELNRGSTDFSGWKANIRGVDLNDQFPARWELEKARNPSQPGPRDYVGERPLSEPEAIAMADLTRRRDFARVLALHTQGEVIYWGFENLEPPESEILVNEFGRVSGYQPVKSIESYAGYKDWFIQDWRRPGFTIELGTGTNPLPISQFDEIYEETLGIFLAGLYM